One Qiania dongpingensis genomic window carries:
- a CDS encoding flavodoxin family protein → MSKKVLILSGSPRKGGNSDVLCDAFMKGAQEAGNEVEKIFLRSKKIGYCNACYYCKKSGGVCAIKDDMAEILEKMHWADVIVMASPVYFYSIDAQMKTVIDRTVAQWTQIKNKEFYYIMTAAEESSTVMDCTLECFRGLAACLSGSKEMGVIYGKGVYEAGAIKNTATMQQAYEMGKGI, encoded by the coding sequence ATGAGCAAAAAAGTATTGATTTTATCCGGTAGTCCCCGTAAGGGAGGCAATTCCGATGTGTTATGTGATGCGTTTATGAAAGGGGCGCAGGAAGCCGGTAACGAGGTAGAAAAGATTTTTCTGCGAAGCAAAAAGATTGGCTATTGCAACGCCTGTTACTACTGCAAAAAAAGCGGCGGTGTCTGTGCCATTAAAGACGATATGGCGGAAATCCTTGAGAAAATGCACTGGGCGGATGTTATCGTTATGGCAAGCCCTGTCTATTTTTACTCTATCGACGCACAGATGAAAACCGTGATTGACCGTACAGTGGCACAGTGGACGCAGATTAAGAACAAAGAGTTTTATTACATTATGACTGCTGCGGAGGAAAGCAGCACCGTTATGGATTGCACTTTAGAGTGTTTCCGAGGTCTTGCCGCCTGCCTTTCCGGCTCAAAGGAAATGGGCGTTATTTACGGAAAAGGCGTTTATGAAGCCGGTGCGATTAAGAACACAGCTACGATGCAGCAAGCCTATGAAATGGGCAAAGGAATTTAA
- a CDS encoding Spy0128 family protein codes for MFYNLRKRYMGVLLTSILAVLIFPGRALAEERTCAVFIPVEIVVTGEGAPADEEYRILIEGENVPMPGQMEIILKGGGKVQLGPITYLAPGDYRYRISQMAGNTENFTYDTSVYTVTVRVINDGEAGLSTEIWAVKDESGDKSAEIVFRNSYKKPVIPEQKPTVTPAAQTKTENVKTGDAQNILPWIVAILVSLLATALAVKMKSDHNR; via the coding sequence ATGTTCTATAATTTAAGAAAAAGGTATATGGGAGTATTGCTCACCTCAATCCTGGCGGTCCTGATTTTTCCGGGAAGGGCGCTGGCAGAGGAGCGTACCTGCGCTGTATTCATACCCGTGGAAATAGTGGTGACAGGGGAGGGCGCGCCGGCAGATGAAGAATATCGGATCCTCATAGAAGGAGAAAATGTTCCGATGCCCGGACAGATGGAGATTATACTGAAAGGCGGAGGAAAGGTACAGCTTGGGCCGATTACTTATCTGGCGCCTGGGGATTACCGGTACCGGATCAGCCAGATGGCAGGAAATACTGAAAATTTTACTTATGATACATCGGTTTATACTGTGACTGTCCGAGTGATAAATGATGGGGAAGCCGGTCTCAGCACTGAAATCTGGGCGGTTAAGGACGAATCGGGAGACAAGAGCGCGGAAATCGTATTCAGAAACAGCTATAAAAAGCCTGTAATACCGGAACAGAAACCGACGGTAACGCCGGCAGCCCAGACAAAAACGGAAAACGTTAAAACTGGGGATGCTCAGAATATTCTGCCATGGATCGTGGCCATTCTTGTGAGTCTCCTGGCAACGGCGCTGGCGGTAAAAATGAAGTCGGACCACAACAGGTGA
- a CDS encoding flavodoxin gives MKKLMSLFLVLTMIFALAACSSNQSTGDNSSESSSSVPATESTEQPSSSDEEEPAETPSEQPETDAKTLVVYFSMPETTDPNNMTQEEDNSVVVINGEVLGNTQYVAYVIQEQTGADIFRIEPETPYPTDHDTLVDLAADEQDDNARPAIKDTTLNLDQYDTIFVGYPNWWGDMPMILYTFFDTYDFSGKTIIPFNTHGGSGFSGTIGTIAELEPNAEVNEDGFTVSRNNVQEAEPDIISWLDELGY, from the coding sequence ATGAAAAAACTGATGTCCCTATTCCTTGTGCTGACTATGATTTTTGCACTGGCAGCTTGCAGTAGCAATCAATCTACAGGCGATAATTCATCGGAATCTTCTTCATCTGTACCTGCTACAGAAAGTACAGAACAGCCATCTTCTTCTGATGAAGAAGAACCTGCTGAAACACCTTCTGAACAGCCGGAAACGGATGCGAAAACCCTTGTTGTCTATTTCTCTATGCCGGAAACAACTGATCCAAACAACATGACACAAGAGGAAGATAACAGTGTTGTTGTCATTAACGGAGAAGTTCTCGGAAATACACAGTATGTAGCTTATGTGATTCAGGAGCAGACCGGGGCAGATATTTTCCGTATCGAACCGGAAACTCCCTATCCGACGGACCATGACACTCTTGTCGATCTGGCGGCTGACGAGCAGGATGACAATGCCCGTCCCGCTATTAAGGATACGACCCTGAACCTTGACCAATACGATACCATCTTTGTGGGTTATCCCAACTGGTGGGGCGATATGCCGATGATTCTCTATACTTTCTTTGATACTTATGATTTTTCCGGCAAAACCATTATTCCGTTTAACACCCACGGCGGCAGTGGATTTTCCGGCACCATCGGCACCATTGCAGAACTGGAGCCAAATGCCGAAGTCAACGAGGACGGATTTACAGTATCCCGCAACAATGTGCAGGAAGCTGAGCCGGATATTATAAGCTGGCTGGATGAACTTGGCTATTAA
- a CDS encoding flavodoxin family protein, which produces MKVLLVNGSPHKEGCTYTALCEVSEALNKNGIDTDVFWIGNKAISGCIACKACVKKGVCALGGTVNEFLEIAGDYDGFVFGTPVHWGAASGALTSFLDRAFYADLCGGGNRFLLKPAAAVVSARRAGTTATWDQINKYFALMQMPIISSRYWTIVHGATPEQVKKDEEGMQTMRILGKNMAYFLRCIEAGRQICIDRPETEAVTFTNFIRE; this is translated from the coding sequence ATGAAAGTATTGCTTGTAAACGGGAGTCCTCATAAAGAGGGTTGTACCTATACAGCTCTCTGCGAGGTGTCCGAAGCATTGAATAAAAACGGTATTGATACCGATGTTTTCTGGATTGGCAATAAGGCGATTTCCGGCTGTATTGCCTGTAAAGCCTGTGTGAAGAAAGGTGTATGTGCTCTTGGCGGCACGGTAAACGAATTTTTAGAGATCGCCGGAGATTATGACGGTTTTGTATTCGGTACTCCGGTTCATTGGGGAGCAGCCAGCGGCGCTCTGACTTCTTTTCTTGACCGTGCTTTTTATGCTGATCTATGCGGCGGTGGAAATCGTTTCCTCTTAAAGCCTGCTGCTGCTGTTGTATCTGCCCGTCGCGCCGGAACCACGGCAACTTGGGATCAGATCAATAAATATTTTGCCCTGATGCAGATGCCGATTATTTCTTCCCGTTACTGGACGATTGTTCACGGTGCAACGCCCGAACAAGTCAAGAAAGATGAGGAAGGTATGCAAACTATGCGTATTTTAGGGAAAAACATGGCATATTTTCTTCGCTGCATTGAGGCCGGCCGACAGATCTGTATTGACCGACCGGAAACAGAAGCCGTTACCTTTACAAATTTTATTCGGGAATAA
- a CDS encoding alpha/beta hydrolase, with translation MKKATILFMIFLVIFCFAGCSSEDTSSVSPETENTAESQMEQMNLSSFDKNTRITDVINDSSFGDYGRLIFPADTGYYSGDTLEELRLTWYNNISPDKTVEIANYLKSHADAGETVFYDIYTEEEKAADPDKEDTGLFFFKGNPGEKFAVCNAGGGFAYVGAMQDSFPHALELSKKGYNAFALIYRPGAQTACEDLARAISFIFEHAEELEIDTDCYSLWGGSAGARMAAWLGSYGPAAFGGDDLPQPGAVIMQYTGHSDYTENDPPTYACVGENDGIASWRIMQQRLEALDSLGIDTEFHKYPGLAHGFGIGIGTAAEGWVDDAVAFWEKQM, from the coding sequence ATGAAGAAAGCAACCATTCTTTTTATGATATTTCTTGTGATTTTCTGTTTCGCCGGCTGTTCGTCTGAAGATACTTCCTCCGTCAGCCCCGAAACAGAAAACACAGCGGAATCACAAATGGAGCAAATGAATTTGAGCAGCTTTGATAAAAACACCCGTATAACAGATGTGATCAACGATTCTTCTTTTGGTGATTATGGCAGATTGATTTTTCCGGCTGATACTGGATATTACAGCGGAGACACACTGGAAGAATTAAGACTCACATGGTACAACAACATTTCACCGGATAAGACAGTGGAAATTGCAAACTATCTGAAAAGCCATGCCGACGCCGGAGAAACCGTATTCTATGATATTTATACGGAGGAAGAAAAGGCGGCTGACCCGGATAAAGAAGATACGGGGCTGTTCTTTTTCAAAGGCAATCCCGGTGAGAAGTTTGCTGTGTGCAACGCAGGCGGCGGATTTGCTTATGTGGGAGCGATGCAGGACAGTTTCCCTCATGCGTTGGAATTATCAAAAAAAGGCTATAACGCATTTGCTTTGATTTATCGTCCCGGCGCACAAACTGCCTGCGAAGATTTGGCACGAGCCATCAGTTTTATTTTTGAACACGCCGAGGAATTGGAGATAGATACCGATTGTTACTCTCTCTGGGGCGGTTCTGCTGGTGCAAGAATGGCAGCATGGCTCGGTTCCTATGGCCCCGCTGCTTTCGGTGGCGATGATTTACCCCAGCCGGGAGCCGTTATCATGCAGTACACAGGTCATAGCGACTACACCGAGAACGACCCGCCAACTTATGCCTGCGTAGGAGAAAATGATGGTATCGCAAGCTGGCGCATCATGCAGCAGCGGTTGGAAGCCTTGGACTCTCTTGGTATTGATACAGAATTTCATAAATATCCCGGACTGGCACACGGATTTGGTATCGGAATCGGAACAGCGGCCGAGGGCTGGGTTGATGACGCCGTTGCCTTTTGGGAAAAGCAAATGTGA
- a CDS encoding flavodoxin, with protein MKKVISLFLALTFVFALAACSNNQPQTNDSSESISEPITESTETPADISAPESSESEDGKTLVVYFSATGNTEAAANYIAQETGGDLFELEPAEPYTDEDLNYSNEDSRVSREHEDESLRDVELAADTVENWDEYDTVFIGYPIWWDIAAWPVNDFVKSNDFTGKTIIPFATSANDDIGESGKLLEEMAGTGNWLEGERFSSSVSKDAVTEWIEGLNL; from the coding sequence ATGAAAAAAGTAATTTCTTTATTCCTTGCGCTGACTTTCGTTTTCGCACTGGCGGCTTGCAGCAACAATCAGCCGCAGACAAATGATTCATCTGAATCTATATCCGAGCCAATAACAGAAAGTACAGAAACACCTGCGGATATTTCTGCTCCCGAATCTTCTGAATCAGAAGACGGAAAGACATTGGTGGTCTATTTTTCCGCCACAGGCAACACAGAAGCAGCAGCCAATTACATCGCACAGGAAACCGGCGGCGACCTGTTCGAGCTGGAACCGGCAGAACCCTACACGGATGAAGATTTGAATTATAGCAATGAAGACAGCCGCGTATCCAGAGAGCATGAGGACGAGTCCTTGCGGGATGTGGAGCTTGCAGCGGATACCGTGGAAAATTGGGATGAATACGATACCGTGTTTATCGGATATCCAATTTGGTGGGATATTGCTGCGTGGCCGGTAAATGACTTTGTAAAATCCAATGATTTTACAGGCAAAACGATAATACCTTTTGCTACCTCTGCTAATGACGATATCGGTGAAAGCGGTAAATTGTTAGAGGAAATGGCCGGAACTGGAAACTGGCTGGAAGGCGAACGCTTTTCTTCCAGTGTTTCAAAAGATGCGGTAACAGAATGGATTGAAGGTCTGAATCTGTAA
- a CDS encoding DUF4368 domain-containing protein: protein MNQQPDKITALYCRLSQDDALDGESNSITNQKVLLSKYAAEHGFRNTMFFVDDGFSGTSFQRPGFQKMMKYVEDYSVSTLIVKDLSRLGREYSYMGRLQDFIFPAYDVRFIAINDDVDSAKGENDFAVFKNVFNDYYAKDTSKKIRAVVKMRGEAGEHLASNPPYGYIKDPHDKKKWIVDEEAAKVVRRIFDLCIAGKGPMQIAKILTAEKVLTVTAYHAKQKGWTMPDNLYGWNKKSIAGILERREYTGCTVNFKTYTKSLKFKKRLENPKENQRIFEGTQPAIIEYGQWERVQVLRENKRRPTKTGKTSIFSGLVHCADCGAKLYYCTCNSYKDDSQDHFVCSNYKSNTGSCQIHYIREITLYKRVLECVQRTLTYVRLFQDDFTQEMLMQDEASRKAELAQKRKALSGAQKRMEDLDKIIQHLYEDNVLGKLSDLRFQKLSAQYETEQAEIRQLSETLEREIAEEAEQVSDVGRFLQLAERYSDIQELDAATVNELIEKIVIHSPEKINGRKHVTIEIYFTYVGKIRIPLQKPELPASTEKPA, encoded by the coding sequence ATGAACCAGCAGCCAGATAAAATTACAGCTTTATATTGTCGTTTAAGCCAGGACGATGCCCTTGACGGAGAATCCAACAGTATTACCAATCAAAAGGTACTGCTCTCCAAATATGCTGCAGAACACGGCTTCCGCAATACCATGTTCTTCGTGGATGACGGATTTTCAGGAACGAGTTTTCAAAGACCCGGATTTCAGAAAATGATGAAATATGTGGAGGACTATTCTGTTTCCACTCTGATTGTCAAAGACCTGTCCCGGCTCGGCAGGGAGTATTCCTATATGGGACGTTTGCAGGATTTTATTTTCCCGGCCTACGATGTCCGCTTCATTGCAATCAATGACGATGTGGACAGCGCTAAAGGAGAAAATGATTTCGCCGTTTTCAAAAATGTGTTCAATGATTATTACGCAAAGGACACCAGTAAGAAAATCCGGGCAGTCGTTAAAATGCGGGGTGAAGCCGGGGAACACCTTGCCAGTAACCCTCCCTACGGCTATATCAAAGATCCTCATGACAAAAAGAAATGGATTGTGGATGAAGAAGCGGCTAAGGTGGTGCGACGTATCTTTGACCTGTGCATTGCGGGGAAAGGGCCGATGCAGATAGCAAAAATACTGACAGCAGAAAAGGTGCTGACTGTTACAGCCTACCATGCCAAACAGAAAGGCTGGACAATGCCGGATAATCTATATGGATGGAACAAAAAGTCAATCGCCGGTATTTTGGAACGGCGGGAATATACCGGATGTACGGTTAATTTCAAGACCTATACCAAATCCCTGAAATTTAAGAAACGGCTGGAAAATCCGAAAGAAAATCAGCGCATATTTGAAGGAACACAGCCAGCAATCATTGAGTACGGACAATGGGAACGGGTACAGGTTCTCAGGGAAAATAAACGCAGACCGACCAAAACCGGCAAGACAAGCATTTTCTCCGGCCTTGTTCACTGTGCTGACTGCGGAGCTAAGCTCTATTACTGTACCTGCAACAGCTACAAAGATGATTCGCAAGATCATTTCGTCTGCTCCAATTACAAAAGCAATACCGGTTCCTGCCAGATTCATTATATCCGTGAAATCACGCTGTATAAGCGAGTGCTGGAATGTGTTCAACGGACACTGACTTATGTGCGACTGTTTCAGGATGACTTCACCCAGGAAATGCTGATGCAGGATGAAGCCAGCCGGAAAGCAGAACTGGCACAGAAACGAAAAGCCCTGTCAGGCGCACAGAAGCGTATGGAGGACTTGGATAAAATCATCCAACACCTTTATGAAGATAATGTTTTAGGGAAACTAAGTGACCTCCGTTTCCAGAAGTTATCTGCACAGTATGAGACCGAACAGGCAGAAATCAGGCAGCTTTCCGAAACACTGGAACGGGAAATTGCAGAAGAAGCCGAGCAGGTTTCGGATGTGGGGCGTTTCTTACAGCTTGCGGAACGGTATTCCGATATACAGGAGCTTGACGCTGCGACAGTCAACGAGCTGATTGAAAAAATCGTCATCCATAGCCCGGAGAAAATCAACGGAAGAAAGCATGTGACGATTGAGATTTACTTTACTTATGTAGGCAAGATTCGGATTCCTCTTCAAAAACCGGAGCTGCCTGCAAGCACGGAAAAACCGGCGTGA
- a CDS encoding winged helix-turn-helix domain-containing protein has protein sequence MDLSESGVQIGEKLALLLDEKQRKELAKYLLDNPVETNAGVTYQHLRHGWQLIDSLTEIQEGNLYLCVEQRIVKVREEKIELTAKEFDILSLLIMNPNRVFTYELIMDLVWKEDYAYYSRKAINNHVCNLRKKLKIDPGDPDYIKSVTGIGYKFVLP, from the coding sequence TTGGATTTATCCGAGAGCGGTGTACAGATTGGTGAGAAATTAGCACTCTTACTTGACGAAAAACAGAGGAAAGAACTTGCGAAATATCTTCTTGATAATCCTGTGGAAACAAATGCTGGTGTTACATATCAGCATTTAAGACACGGTTGGCAATTAATTGATTCCCTCACGGAAATTCAGGAAGGCAACTTATATCTTTGTGTAGAACAACGCATTGTAAAAGTGAGAGAAGAAAAAATCGAACTTACTGCTAAAGAATTTGATATTCTGTCGCTGCTCATTATGAATCCAAATCGGGTATTTACCTATGAACTTATTATGGATTTGGTCTGGAAAGAGGATTATGCTTACTATTCCAGAAAAGCAATCAATAACCATGTATGTAATCTCCGGAAAAAATTAAAGATAGACCCAGGCGATCCCGACTATATCAAAAGTGTTACCGGAATCGGATATAAGTTTGTGTTGCCATAA
- a CDS encoding iron-containing alcohol dehydrogenase, translating to MNNFIFENDTKVYFGKGCVKEYLSSVLSHYGKTVMLAYGGGAIKKNGIYDEIVEALTAAEKTVVEFAGIMANPTYAKVLEGAARVREKGVDFILGVGGGSVMDCCKAVSLAARYEGDIWNDFWERAGIVDLEPLPLGFVVTVTGTGSECNGGAVITNEERKIKTGRDYPACNAKFAMLDPVYTMTVPLRQTVSGGFDILSHIMETYFSEPNEDNVSDNISEALMKSVIHNLREVIKNPKDYTARSNLMWAATMAENRIIKLGKRCDFQCHQMEHQLGAYTDCNHGEGLAVLHPVYYRHIYKDGLPKFIRFAENVWNIPREGMSDEELAKSGVESLAMFIAEIGLPTTLTELGITDEALLGKVADSCNIAPGSYKKMTAEEIRQILKESI from the coding sequence ATGAACAATTTTATTTTTGAAAATGACACCAAAGTTTATTTTGGTAAAGGCTGTGTGAAAGAATATCTTTCCAGCGTTTTAAGCCATTATGGAAAAACCGTTATGCTTGCCTATGGCGGCGGGGCTATCAAGAAAAACGGTATCTATGATGAAATCGTTGAGGCATTGACCGCCGCAGAGAAAACAGTCGTTGAGTTTGCCGGAATTATGGCTAACCCCACCTATGCAAAAGTCTTGGAAGGCGCAGCCCGTGTAAGAGAAAAAGGCGTTGATTTCATTCTCGGCGTGGGCGGTGGTTCTGTGATGGACTGCTGCAAGGCGGTTTCACTGGCTGCCCGGTATGAGGGTGATATATGGAACGACTTTTGGGAGCGAGCCGGTATTGTGGATTTAGAGCCGCTTCCGCTTGGATTCGTGGTTACGGTTACAGGCACCGGCAGCGAGTGCAACGGCGGAGCTGTTATCACCAATGAGGAGCGAAAAATCAAGACGGGGCGGGACTATCCTGCCTGCAATGCAAAGTTCGCTATGCTTGATCCAGTCTACACTATGACCGTTCCCCTGCGTCAGACCGTTTCCGGCGGTTTCGATATTCTTTCTCATATTATGGAGACATATTTCAGTGAGCCGAATGAAGATAATGTTTCTGACAACATTTCAGAGGCGTTGATGAAAAGTGTAATCCACAATCTGCGGGAGGTGATAAAAAATCCAAAGGACTATACTGCCCGGAGCAACCTTATGTGGGCGGCGACTATGGCAGAAAACCGTATCATCAAGCTGGGCAAACGGTGTGACTTTCAGTGCCACCAAATGGAACATCAGCTTGGCGCTTACACGGACTGCAACCACGGCGAAGGACTGGCAGTGCTACACCCGGTCTACTATCGGCATATTTATAAAGACGGGTTGCCGAAGTTCATTCGCTTTGCAGAAAATGTCTGGAATATTCCCCGTGAAGGCATGAGCGATGAAGAACTTGCAAAATCCGGTGTGGAATCACTGGCTATGTTTATCGCAGAAATTGGCTTGCCTACCACTCTGACCGAATTGGGAATTACGGATGAAGCACTTCTGGGAAAGGTGGCAGATTCCTGTAATATTGCTCCCGGAAGTTACAAAAAAATGACTGCCGAAGAAATCCGGCAAATATTAAAAGAATCCATATAA
- a CDS encoding DUF4405 domain-containing protein, protein MNPQALKKLTLDFIMTILLLLLMTYELIGRATHEWLGTGMLLLVLIHHIFNHKWSKAVFKGKYTPYRMIQTILVALLVLCMLGAMISGIMLSRYVFDFLPIQGGRSFARNLHMVSAYWGFVFMAVHLGLHWGMVMNIANKHIKKPSAIRKWILRGFALLIAGYGVYAFINRDIFSYMVLKEQFVYFNYEEPIVRFLADYLSIMCLFGCIGYYMRKYSKK, encoded by the coding sequence ATGAACCCACAAGCACTTAAAAAGTTAACATTGGATTTCATTATGACAATCCTCCTGCTTCTTCTGATGACCTATGAACTAATCGGCAGAGCTACACATGAATGGCTGGGAACTGGAATGCTTCTTTTAGTGCTTATTCATCATATTTTCAATCATAAGTGGAGCAAGGCTGTTTTCAAAGGAAAATACACGCCATACCGCATGATACAAACTATACTCGTAGCATTGTTGGTGTTATGTATGCTCGGCGCTATGATTAGTGGAATTATGCTGTCCCGCTATGTGTTCGATTTTCTGCCTATTCAAGGCGGACGCTCCTTTGCCAGAAATCTGCATATGGTTTCAGCCTATTGGGGATTTGTTTTCATGGCGGTTCATCTTGGTCTCCATTGGGGCATGGTGATGAACATAGCAAACAAGCACATCAAAAAACCGTCTGCAATCCGCAAATGGATTCTTCGAGGCTTTGCGTTGCTGATTGCCGGATATGGTGTTTATGCTTTTATAAACCGTGACATCTTCAGTTATATGGTGCTGAAGGAGCAGTTTGTGTATTTCAATTATGAAGAACCGATTGTCCGATTTTTAGCAGATTATTTGTCGATTATGTGTCTGTTTGGATGCATTGGTTATTATATGAGAAAATATTCTAAAAAATAA
- a CDS encoding MerR family transcriptional regulator yields MYTMMQVCRTLDMTYQTLKFYCNEGLIPNVKRDSNNRRIFDEQDIKWIKDLTCLKKCGMSIQEMKGYLSLCLEGQSTILSRKEMLAQKRTALLSEIEELNASVAYIDWKQNFYDDVLSGKQPYISNLIRTKE; encoded by the coding sequence ATGTACACGATGATGCAGGTATGCAGAACACTCGATATGACATACCAAACCTTAAAATTTTACTGCAACGAGGGGCTTATTCCAAATGTAAAGCGTGATTCCAACAATCGCCGGATTTTCGATGAACAGGATATAAAATGGATTAAAGACCTTACCTGTCTGAAAAAATGCGGCATGAGCATACAGGAAATGAAAGGATATCTTTCACTGTGCCTTGAGGGACAATCAACTATTTTATCGAGAAAAGAAATGCTCGCTCAGAAACGGACAGCCCTTCTCTCTGAAATCGAAGAACTAAATGCCAGTGTCGCTTACATCGATTGGAAACAAAATTTTTATGATGATGTTCTCTCAGGAAAGCAACCGTATATAAGTAATTTGATACGGACAAAAGAGTAA
- a CDS encoding cysteine-rich VLP domain-containing protein: MKHIKDKIPVMDYSQYRRARKLVHACCNYDNGNCIILDDGEECVCVQSISYSLLCRWFRIAVLPLDKPLETVLLYRGSMKRCVVCGQPFRPGSNRAKYCKPCAAKVHRKQKNASDHKRRLLCGQLGAKKTLI; encoded by the coding sequence GTGAAGCATATAAAAGACAAAATACCGGTCATGGATTACAGCCAATACCGGAGGGCAAGAAAATTAGTCCATGCGTGCTGCAATTATGATAACGGAAACTGTATCATTCTGGATGACGGGGAGGAATGCGTCTGTGTCCAGAGCATTTCCTACTCGCTTTTATGCAGATGGTTTCGGATTGCGGTTCTCCCATTGGACAAGCCTTTAGAAACAGTCCTGTTATACAGAGGAAGTATGAAGCGATGTGTTGTCTGTGGTCAGCCATTTCGCCCCGGTTCCAACCGGGCAAAATACTGTAAGCCCTGTGCGGCAAAGGTGCATCGAAAACAGAAGAATGCCAGCGACCATAAAAGAAGGCTCCTATGCGGACAATTAGGAGCGAAAAAAACCTTGATATAG
- a CDS encoding aldo/keto reductase has translation MQKRKLGNSDLMVNPVGLGCMGFSHASGEPTEKNTAIKTLRQAYEMGYDFFDTAEAYTGFFPDGSVSYNEELVGQALHDVRDKVVIATKMGVFHNEDLSLSLDSSPETIRKSVEGSLKKLGTDYIDLYYQHRIDPKVEPEVVAETMSELIKEGKIRHWGISETTEEYLRRAHAVCPVTAIENRYSMMARWHESIFPVCEELNVSYVAFSPMANGFLTGQYTPGTVFEGKHDYRAGMPQYTEEGYNKAKELLELLERMAQEKNCTMSQLSLAWMICKKPYIIPIPGSRKPDRIRENFAAGDIFLTAGEISEIDNKLNSMTFDVFGGHRAK, from the coding sequence ATGCAAAAAAGAAAACTTGGCAACAGTGATTTGATGGTCAATCCGGTGGGTCTTGGCTGTATGGGATTCAGCCATGCTTCCGGTGAGCCGACCGAAAAAAATACTGCAATAAAAACATTACGACAGGCCTATGAGATGGGATATGACTTTTTTGACACCGCCGAAGCCTATACGGGCTTCTTCCCGGACGGCTCTGTGTCCTATAATGAAGAATTAGTAGGTCAGGCACTACATGATGTAAGGGACAAAGTTGTGATCGCCACCAAAATGGGTGTTTTCCATAACGAAGATTTATCCCTTTCTTTGGACAGCAGTCCGGAAACCATCCGAAAAAGCGTGGAGGGCAGCTTGAAAAAGCTGGGTACGGATTATATCGATTTGTATTATCAGCATCGCATAGACCCAAAGGTTGAACCGGAGGTTGTTGCGGAAACCATGTCTGAACTCATCAAAGAAGGTAAAATCCGACATTGGGGAATTTCCGAAACAACGGAAGAATACCTGCGGCGGGCACACGCAGTATGCCCGGTGACTGCTATAGAGAACCGATATTCCATGATGGCAAGGTGGCATGAATCTATTTTTCCTGTGTGCGAAGAATTGAATGTGTCTTATGTGGCTTTTTCTCCTATGGCAAACGGCTTTCTGACCGGACAATATACACCAGGTACTGTCTTTGAGGGAAAGCATGACTACCGGGCAGGTATGCCGCAGTACACAGAAGAAGGATATAACAAAGCAAAAGAACTTTTAGAATTGCTGGAACGGATGGCGCAGGAAAAGAATTGCACGATGAGTCAACTCTCGCTGGCTTGGATGATTTGCAAAAAGCCTTATATTATTCCGATTCCCGGTTCCAGAAAGCCCGACCGGATTCGTGAAAATTTTGCCGCAGGCGATATTTTCTTAACCGCCGGTGAAATTTCTGAAATTGATAACAAATTAAACTCTATGACATTTGATGTCTTTGGCGGTCATCGTGCAAAATAA
- a CDS encoding replication initiator protein A — translation MQNNIFIPYKADTTVPPYLPFLRFLVTLNLSNDAKVLYALLFDRAGISRENGYIETDGTVRLYFTVEEAKGKSHRSRQVTTRAFQELEHSGLIIRRKQGLGRPAVITLKIPAAGKEN, via the coding sequence ATGCAGAATAATATTTTTATCCCCTATAAAGCTGATACAACAGTACCGCCGTATCTTCCGTTTCTGCGTTTTTTGGTAACACTCAATTTATCCAATGACGCAAAGGTGCTTTATGCCCTGCTCTTTGACCGGGCAGGCATTTCAAGAGAAAACGGTTACATAGAAACAGACGGAACGGTGCGGCTGTATTTTACAGTAGAAGAAGCAAAAGGGAAATCACACCGGAGCCGTCAGGTAACGACCCGTGCGTTTCAGGAATTAGAGCACAGTGGACTGATTATCCGTAGGAAACAGGGGCTTGGCAGACCTGCAGTAATTACCCTAAAGATTCCGGCGGCAGGAAAGGAGAACTGA